The DNA sequence TCAACGCCTTCTTCGTCCTGATAATGGCGGATCTCTTCCCATTCCTTGGCGCCTGCAAAAAGGCGGGTCGTGACGGTGGCGGTTTCACCGGCGGCGACCGTTTCAATCGGCATCACGGCCTCGACCTGATAGAGGTCGCGGACATCGAAGTACTTGGAGGTGGAGCGGAACGGCACACCCTGTTCAGGGATCAGCGTGGTCATCCAGTAGTGGTCGGTATATCCGATCCAGCCGGATGAGGCGACATCCAGACGCTCGGCCTGTGTGCGTTCACGCGGATCGACGGCATACTCGGTAATATCGTCATAGCCGGTTTCCTCCAGCTCACCATCGGTCATCCGCACCATGCCTTCGTGGAGGATGAAGAAGTTCTTCAGGTCGGCAGGCTCTCCGTGACGGCGCAGAATGCCGTAAGGGCGTGCTGAAACCGGAGTACTTGTTGTGTTCTCAACACTTTGGGCAAAGCTGAACATATAGGCGTCATCGACCGAAATTTCGGTGCGGAAAATCTGGCCCGCACCGTTGTCCCATGTGATGGTCACAGGGGTGGTTGGCGTCAGCGTTTCCCCGTTTTCCAGTGTCCAGACTGTGTCGGGTCCCGGAACAGCGCTGGCATCAATACCGTCGGTTGCGGTCCAGCCGAAGGACGCAAAATAAGCACCTGCTTCGCCGACGGGCTTTAGCAGGCGCACGATGGGTGCGTTTTCGTCGATTGTTTCGCGGTACTGCGTCAGCGCCAGATCGTCGATCCGCCCGCCCAAAAGGGATATCGAGCCGCTCAGTTCATCGGTTTCAATCGGCACACGTGGCGCCTCGGCGGGTGCTTCTGCCGCATCGGTCGGCGTCATCGCGGTCGGGGCCGCTGCATCAGAGGCAGGCAGGGTTGGATCTTCGAGCAGTTGGACGGTTTCGGTCGCAGGATCAACAGGCAGATCCTCGGGCGGGAACAGTGTCGTCCACGCCACGATCACGGCAAAGCTTAGCACCGTTGCCAAGATGAGGTTCTTGTTCTGGTCGTCCATCTGAAAACCACCCATTTTTCCTAGAAAAGTCTGTGGGTGGTTCAACCTGTCGGGGGGGGAAAGGTCAAGCGGTTTTCAGGGTTTTTGGACGGATTGAAGAAGTTGTGAGCGACCAATGCGGCGTCACAGCGGTCACGAGGCGTCAAATCCAACGTGTGCAGGTGGGAACCCTCAGGAATCTTGCGAGTTCAGAAACCGTTCACGGGTCCGATTAAAGACAGCCGTCAGCCGCGGATCGTTCGCCGTAAGCTTTTTCAGCATCTCCGAAAATGCTTTGTCGTCCTGCCCAAAGAAAGCCTGCGCTGCCTCGTCAGGATCCATCGATTTCGAAATACTTTTCATACCATGCTACCTTCTCACCGTTACATCACGCCCGCTAATTGGGCAATCAGGTGAAATTGGGGCCATAATCGGGCCTAATCCTAGATATTCAATAAGACTCTAAAAATCACTGATTAAGGTCTGGGTACCTACACCACGTATTATGTATGCCAGAAATGACTATTTGGTCAAAGCCCTCGGGAAATAACAGCATAGAACCATCGGGCCAGTCTTGCTGCAAGTCCGGTTGTCCTGACCTGTTGGTAATGTGATCAGACCTACAATTTATCGCGTAGACTGTACCACAACATTGCCAAAACCAGCAAAGGCGAACGCAACTTAGGCCCGCCGGGGAACGGATATGTCGGCACACGTGCCATGACGTCGAACCGTTCCGCCTGACCTGCGATGGTTTCCGCAGCGATCTGCCCCGAGAGCGTCGCAAGTGCGACACCCGATCCCGAAAATCCTGACATCGTCAGGATATTCCCGCCAATCCGTTCAAAATGCGGCATCCGGTTCATGGTGATGCCCAGTGTGCCACCCCATGCATGGTCAATCTCGACGTCTTTGAGTTGGGGGAAAATCTCGGCCAGCGGTTTGCGCACGGCCCCCGCGATGTCTTTGGGAAACTTATAGCCATAGCTTTCGGTGCCACCGAACAAGAGCCGGTGATCCTCGGAAAAACGAAAGTAGTTCACCACGAATTTGCTATCGGCAACGGCATAGTTATTGCGGATAATCCGGTTCTGCGCCTCGGGCGTCATCGGTTTGGTCGAGACGATGAAATTGTTGATCGGCATAACGCGGGCCGCCACGTGTTTTTGCAGCGTGCCCAGATAGCCGTTGCAGCCCATCACAACAAAACGCGCCTTGATCTTGGCGTGATCCGTTTTGACGCAAGCAGGATCCCCTTCCTCAATCGCAGTGACTTTGGCACCCTCGAATATCCGCGCGCCTGCTTTGGTGGCCAGCCGCGCGAGGCCCAAAACCAGCTCAAGCGGGTTCACATGCCCCGCGCCCATATCAAGCGTACCGCCATGATAGGCGGGCGAGTTCACAATCTCACGGCATTCCTCGGGTGACAGCAGGCTGATCTGATCATCACCATATTTGTCCTGCATATGCGCGACATAGGCGTGGTTGTGGGCGTGGTCGCGTGCG is a window from the Yoonia rosea genome containing:
- the yidC gene encoding membrane protein insertase YidC; amino-acid sequence: MDDQNKNLILATVLSFAVIVAWTTLFPPEDLPVDPATETVQLLEDPTLPASDAAAPTAMTPTDAAEAPAEAPRVPIETDELSGSISLLGGRIDDLALTQYRETIDENAPIVRLLKPVGEAGAYFASFGWTATDGIDASAVPGPDTVWTLENGETLTPTTPVTITWDNGAGQIFRTEISVDDAYMFSFAQSVENTTSTPVSARPYGILRRHGEPADLKNFFILHEGMVRMTDGELEETGYDDITEYAVDPRERTQAERLDVASSGWIGYTDHYWMTTLIPEQGVPFRSTSKYFDVRDLYQVEAVMPIETVAAGETATVTTRLFAGAKEWEEIRHYQDEEGVDGFLDSIDWGWFFFLTKPIFALLHYLNIVIGNMGWSILALTVILKILVLPLAYKSYVSMAKMKELQPEMEKLKERAGDDKQAMQQGMMKLYKDNKVNPAAGCLPILLQIPIFFSLYKVIFVTIELRHAPWIGWIRDLSAPDPSSFLNLFGLLPFAAPEPGSILALIFIGILPILLGVSMWLQQKLNPAPTDPTQQMIFAWMPWVFMFMLGHFASGLVLYWIANNVITFIQQYAIMRSHGAKPDVFGNIKASIKKKAAEDAKKEGK
- a CDS encoding NAD(P)/FAD-dependent oxidoreductase; this encodes MDLLSVNDRPGEYPRSYYADSAAHLDRFPAAAGDLDCDVCVVGGGFTGLSTAYHLAQRGYDVVLLEAQRVGFGASGRNGGQVARGQRRDQEDLEAMVGDTHARALWDIGCQATDLVRDLCSKDEVHTEFHPGIVHTVHRARDHAHNHAYVAHMQDKYGDDQISLLSPEECREIVNSPAYHGGTLDMGAGHVNPLELVLGLARLATKAGARIFEGAKVTAIEEGDPACVKTDHAKIKARFVVMGCNGYLGTLQKHVAARVMPINNFIVSTKPMTPEAQNRIIRNNYAVADSKFVVNYFRFSEDHRLLFGGTESYGYKFPKDIAGAVRKPLAEIFPQLKDVEIDHAWGGTLGITMNRMPHFERIGGNILTMSGFSGSGVALATLSGQIAAETIAGQAERFDVMARVPTYPFPGGPKLRSPLLVLAMLWYSLRDKL